In the Muricauda sp. MAR_2010_75 genome, one interval contains:
- a CDS encoding sigma-54 dependent transcriptional regulator, producing MLKKENILLVDDDIQILELLQRHLNGMHYHTYSAVSVKEALYILKDTEIDLLITDINMPEINGIQLIKYTAEHFPDMPKLVVTGFPSIDDAMSVIKSGVTEYLTKPFTKAELEDAVEKSLKTIILKRKSVKSEPQLPKAYGEMIGASEAFQDITQIIERVKDNHATVLIQGESGTGKELVARAIHYSGRFSRAPFIAVNCGAIPENLLEAELFGYSKGAFTGANETRNGFFQAANNGTIFLDEIGNASLGVQGKLLRVLQEKEVIKVGSQKPEKLNVRIIAATNSNLEEMIAGKHFREDLYYRLTVVSIKVPPLRERISDIPLLVNKFLQKYGVEYRDRLVSITPEAVEVLQRYSWPGNIRELENVIQRAVIMCDGQVTVKHLPEQVKFKIDFPEESLKPLRQVEKEYIQKVLASTGNNKTKAAKILGIDRKTLREKLK from the coding sequence ATGCTGAAGAAGGAAAATATTCTGTTGGTGGACGACGACATCCAAATTTTGGAATTGCTCCAAAGGCACCTCAATGGGATGCACTACCACACCTACAGTGCCGTATCGGTCAAGGAAGCCCTCTATATTTTAAAGGATACTGAGATAGATCTCTTGATCACGGATATCAACATGCCCGAGATAAATGGCATACAGTTGATAAAGTATACGGCAGAACATTTTCCGGATATGCCAAAACTGGTGGTTACGGGTTTTCCATCGATTGATGACGCCATGAGCGTTATTAAATCGGGTGTTACGGAATATCTTACCAAACCTTTCACAAAGGCCGAACTGGAGGATGCGGTTGAAAAGTCGCTAAAAACCATTATCCTAAAAAGGAAGTCCGTAAAATCAGAACCACAACTCCCAAAGGCATACGGAGAAATGATAGGTGCCTCGGAAGCTTTTCAAGATATCACGCAAATCATTGAGCGTGTAAAGGACAACCATGCCACGGTTCTCATTCAAGGGGAAAGTGGGACGGGAAAGGAACTGGTGGCCCGTGCCATTCACTATTCTGGTAGGTTTTCCAGAGCACCATTCATTGCAGTCAATTGCGGTGCCATTCCCGAAAACCTTTTGGAGGCCGAACTTTTTGGATATTCCAAAGGGGCCTTTACCGGGGCCAATGAAACCCGAAACGGTTTTTTCCAGGCTGCCAATAATGGCACCATTTTTTTGGACGAAATAGGAAACGCTTCACTGGGAGTACAGGGAAAATTGCTTAGGGTACTTCAAGAAAAGGAAGTAATCAAAGTAGGCTCCCAAAAACCTGAAAAGTTGAATGTTCGGATTATAGCCGCCACCAATAGCAATTTGGAAGAAATGATAGCGGGGAAACATTTCAGGGAAGATTTATATTACCGCTTAACTGTAGTGTCCATAAAAGTGCCGCCATTGCGTGAGCGGATTTCTGACATTCCCCTTTTGGTCAACAAATTTCTTCAAAAATATGGTGTGGAATACAGGGATAGATTGGTGAGCATTACCCCGGAGGCCGTAGAGGTGCTGCAGCGGTATTCGTGGCCGGGAAACATTCGTGAGCTCGAAAATGTCATCCAACGTGCGGTGATTATGTGTGATGGACAGGTGACCGTAAAGCATCTGCCAGAACAGGTTAAGTTTAAAATTGACTTTCCAGAGGAATCCCTTAAGCCCTTAAGGCAGGTGGAAAAAGAGTACATTCAAAAAGTATTGGCATCAACAGGAAACAATAAAACCAAAGCGGCAAAGATATTGGGAATAGACCGCAAAACACTTCGGGAAAAACTCAAATAA
- a CDS encoding GreA/GreB family elongation factor gives MKFGDVIMEKTDYLALKKVLNFNKYYHDNLQNDALEILKVSLDHAKICDTSELPGDIVRLYSNVTVAMSGKQQMFQLVLEPDGINDDGKVSVRSILGAALIGRSVGDQVQVPGNMDPIMIEHVEWLPKEKMSYSLKNE, from the coding sequence ATGAAGTTTGGAGATGTGATTATGGAGAAGACGGATTATTTGGCGCTCAAGAAGGTATTGAACTTTAACAAGTATTACCATGACAATCTCCAAAACGATGCTTTGGAGATACTTAAAGTGAGCCTGGACCATGCGAAGATCTGCGATACTTCAGAATTACCGGGAGATATTGTGCGTCTGTACAGCAATGTAACGGTAGCCATGTCTGGTAAGCAGCAAATGTTTCAATTGGTACTTGAACCTGATGGAATAAATGATGATGGAAAAGTCTCGGTACGAAGCATTCTGGGTGCGGCTTTGATCGGGCGGTCAGTAGGAGACCAAGTGCAGGTTCCGGGTAACATGGATCCAATTATGATAGAACATGTGGAATGGCTTCCAAAAGAAAAAATGAGCTATTCCCTAAAGAATGAATAG